GGTTATGTCGCTGGCTTTTGGAGGATTGGCATAGGTCTTCACTGCTGGCTCTCATCCAGTAGCTTTGATCCAGGCAGTTCTAATCTGGGTAAAGCGTATAGGCGAACATAGCCTACATGCGAGTTGCTAGCAAAATCTGTTTTGGGTGCACGCAACACCATCGTTAGCAGGTAACATTAAGGCAGTGTAGTTATAAATTGTGTAACGTCAAGGAGTTGTATCGTGGTTGAGCCGCTGTTGGTAGGCATTGTGTTAGGACTGATTCCTGTAACTTTAGCAGGGTTGTTTTTTGCTGCCTACATGCAATATCGACGTGGAAACCAACTGGGTGGCTAGTCATTGGCTTAGATAAATACCAGTGGTTTGTCTTTCAGTGGTGCAAAGGCTTCAGCGTCAAACCGATAGAGGCTAGCTGGTCTGCCTGCACCACGCGATGTCTTGTGACCCGTATCTTGCAGAAAACCCAGTTTCAACAGGCGCGATCGAAAGTTGGAATAGTCAGAGAAGTCATTCCCCAGAATCGTGGTGTAAAGCTGGTAGAGTTCGTTTAGGGTAAAAGTCTCTGGCAATACGTCAAAGGCGACAGGGCTGTACTCTAGCTTGTTGCGGAGTCGCTTATAGCCGTATTCGAGAATGCGGTTATGGTCAAAGGCTAGCTTGGGAACCTGTGCTAGGGGATACCAAGCAATGCCACTTACGCCATCGGCAATTAGTTCAGCCTCTGCAAACTGCACTAAGGCAAAGTAGCTGACTGATAGGTAACGCACACCATAGGTTTTTTCTCTGGGGTCGCGATCGAACTCACCAAAGGTATATAGCTGCTCTAGGTAGAGATTTTGTACCCGAATTT
This genomic stretch from Cyanobacteriota bacterium harbors:
- a CDS encoding NUDIX hydrolase, which encodes IRVQNLYLEQLYTFGEFDRDPREKTYGVRYLSVSYFALVQFAEAELIADGVSGIAWYPLAQVPKLAFDHNRILEYGYKRLRNKLEYSPVAFDVLPETFTLNELYQLYTTILGNDFSDYSNFRSRLLKLGFLQDTGHKTSRGAGRPASLYRFDAEAFAPLKDKPLVFI
- the petG gene encoding cytochrome b6-f complex subunit PetG — translated: MVEPLLVGIVLGLIPVTLAGLFFAAYMQYRRGNQLGG